One region of Yersinia bercovieri ATCC 43970 genomic DNA includes:
- a CDS encoding DUF1289 domain-containing protein, giving the protein MLVAGGRVAQQLEFFDIPSPCRGICQTDDRGFCRGCMRSRDERFNWIKMSDPQKRDVLRLCRQRLLRLQRANKQPDEPLQEQPSLF; this is encoded by the coding sequence CGCGTAGCTCAGCAACTTGAGTTTTTCGACATTCCCAGTCCATGCCGTGGTATCTGCCAAACAGATGACCGCGGTTTTTGTCGTGGCTGTATGCGCAGCCGTGATGAGCGCTTTAACTGGATTAAAATGAGTGATCCGCAAAAACGAGATGTCCTGCGGCTGTGTCGCCAACGTCTACTGCGCTTGCAACGCGCTAACAAGCAGCCGGATGAACCGCTGCAAGAGCAACCCTCTCTGTTCTAA